In one Microbacterium invictum genomic region, the following are encoded:
- a CDS encoding carbohydrate ABC transporter permease, with product MTTQPALSAETAEGELIADRENRAIRSSDDRPRSKTRGRVGQERVNWSTTVILILCAVTVLLPLYVTISMSLKTSAQAVDGNAFSLPAPFSFDGFVEAWTLTRFPVGAAVSLFVTAGTVILTIILAAFASYAIVRNWDRRLFRYSFFYLLAAMFIPFPVVALPQIQLTGRVGLDNPVGVILLATMFQLSFSVLLFTAFLRSIPYELEESARIDGASTWQTFWQLIFPLLAPMSATVGIFAFLYAWNDFMMPSLIISDPNLQTLPVRQNLFQNQFSNNYNVAFASYLMAMAPAIIAYLFTQRWVMAGVTQGAVKG from the coding sequence ATGACCACGCAACCCGCCCTGTCCGCCGAGACCGCCGAGGGCGAGCTCATCGCCGATCGCGAGAATCGGGCGATCCGTTCCTCTGATGACCGGCCGAGGTCGAAGACCCGGGGCCGCGTCGGCCAGGAGCGCGTCAACTGGTCGACCACGGTGATCCTCATCCTCTGCGCGGTGACGGTCCTGCTGCCGCTGTACGTCACCATCTCGATGTCGCTGAAGACGTCCGCTCAGGCCGTCGACGGAAACGCGTTCTCGCTGCCGGCGCCCTTCAGCTTCGACGGGTTCGTCGAAGCGTGGACCCTCACCCGCTTCCCCGTCGGTGCGGCGGTGTCGCTGTTCGTCACCGCCGGCACGGTGATCCTGACGATCATCCTGGCTGCCTTCGCCTCCTACGCGATCGTCCGCAACTGGGACCGGCGACTCTTCCGCTACTCGTTCTTCTATCTGCTCGCGGCGATGTTCATCCCGTTCCCTGTGGTGGCACTCCCCCAGATCCAGCTGACCGGTCGTGTGGGCCTGGACAACCCGGTAGGAGTGATCCTGCTCGCCACGATGTTCCAGCTGAGCTTCAGCGTGCTGCTGTTCACCGCGTTCCTCCGCTCGATCCCCTACGAGCTCGAGGAGAGCGCGCGCATCGACGGCGCCAGCACCTGGCAGACGTTCTGGCAGCTCATCTTCCCGCTGCTGGCGCCGATGAGCGCAACGGTGGGGATCTTCGCCTTCCTCTACGCGTGGAACGACTTCATGATGCCGTCGCTCATCATCTCCGACCCGAACCTGCAGACCCTGCCGGTGCGACAGAACCTGTTCCAGAACCAGTTCAGCAATAACTACAACGTCGCCTTCGCGTCGTACCTCATGGCCATGGCGCCCGCGATCATCGCCTACCTGTTCACGCAGCGATGGGTCATGGCGGGCGTCACGCAGGGCGCCGTCAAGGGCTGA